From the Hyphomicrobium sp. ghe19 genome, one window contains:
- a CDS encoding pyridoxal phosphate-dependent aminotransferase — protein sequence MGFIADTLNRIQPSATIAVSMKARQLKAQGRDIVSLSAGEPDFDTPQNIKDAAKRALDEGKTKYTDVDGIPELKAAIAAKFKRDNGLDYKPSQVSVGTGGKQVLYNALLATLNPGDEVVIPAPCWVSYADIVLLGGGKPVFAETTIEDGYKLKAEALEKAITPKTKWFIFNSPSNPTGTAYSAADLKVLTDVLLKHPHVWVLTDDMYEHLLYDGLKFATPAQVEPKLYDRTLTMNGLSKAYCMTGWRLGYAAGPEVLINAMRKLQSQSTSNPSSIVQWAGVEALNGPQDFIAANNKIFVERRDLVVSMLNQAKGLQCPKPQGAFYVYPSIKALIGKTSKTGTVINNDEDFVTALLEEEGVAVVHGAAFEGSPSFRVSYAASTDSLKDACTRIQRFCGNLA from the coding sequence ATGGGCTTCATCGCCGACACTCTGAACCGAATCCAACCCTCCGCGACAATCGCCGTTTCGATGAAGGCGCGGCAGCTCAAGGCGCAAGGACGAGACATCGTCTCGTTGTCCGCCGGGGAGCCCGATTTCGACACGCCGCAGAACATCAAAGACGCTGCCAAGCGCGCGCTCGATGAGGGCAAGACGAAGTACACGGACGTCGACGGCATACCCGAACTCAAGGCGGCGATCGCCGCGAAGTTCAAGCGCGACAATGGCCTCGACTACAAACCGAGCCAGGTTTCGGTCGGCACCGGCGGCAAGCAGGTGCTCTATAACGCGCTGCTCGCGACGCTCAATCCGGGAGACGAGGTCGTCATCCCGGCGCCGTGCTGGGTTTCCTATGCCGACATCGTTCTGCTTGGCGGCGGCAAGCCCGTCTTCGCAGAGACGACCATCGAAGACGGCTACAAGCTGAAGGCGGAAGCACTCGAAAAGGCGATCACGCCGAAGACGAAGTGGTTCATCTTCAATTCGCCGTCCAATCCGACGGGTACGGCTTATTCGGCTGCCGACCTCAAAGTGCTGACCGACGTTCTCCTGAAGCATCCGCACGTGTGGGTTTTGACGGATGATATGTACGAGCACCTGCTCTACGACGGACTGAAATTCGCAACGCCGGCGCAAGTCGAGCCGAAGCTTTATGACCGCACACTGACGATGAACGGGCTGTCGAAGGCCTATTGCATGACCGGCTGGCGTCTCGGCTATGCGGCAGGTCCCGAGGTGCTCATCAACGCCATGCGCAAGCTGCAGTCGCAGTCGACATCCAATCCGTCGTCGATCGTGCAGTGGGCAGGTGTCGAAGCTCTCAACGGGCCGCAGGATTTTATCGCCGCCAACAACAAGATCTTCGTCGAGCGCCGCGATCTCGTCGTCAGCATGCTGAACCAGGCGAAGGGCTTGCAGTGCCCGAAGCCGCAGGGTGCGTTCTACGTCTATCCGAGCATAAAGGCGTTGATCGGCAAGACGAGCAAAACGGGCACGGTGATCAATAACGACGAAGATTTCGTCACTGCTTTGCTCGAGGAAGAAGGCGTTGCGGTCGTCCACGGAGCGGCCTTTGAAGGATCGCCGTCGTTCCGCGTTTCGTACGCGGCTTCGACCGATTCGTTGAAGGATGCCTGCACGCGCATTCAGCGCTTCTGCGGAAATCTCGCCTGA
- a CDS encoding PsiF family protein, protein MGTGAAFAAATEKSTASMECSKQADAKGLHGKERKKFRETCKHEMMHSNTMKPEEKK, encoded by the coding sequence ATGGGCACAGGAGCCGCATTCGCCGCCGCCACCGAAAAGTCGACTGCGTCCATGGAATGCTCGAAGCAGGCGGATGCCAAGGGTCTGCACGGCAAGGAGCGGAAGAAATTCCGCGAGACTTGCAAGCATGAGATGATGCATTCGAACACGATGAAGCCGGAAGAGAAGAAATAA
- a CDS encoding SDR family NAD(P)-dependent oxidoreductase produces MPHTENSKTALVTGASRGIGFEIARQLAAQGFNVLAGVRTRDKAVKASEDFEKAGVTVTPVVLNLADSGRLSAVLTELELTSSPIDVLVNNAAILIDGPGGFDSSFFDMTDDVFERTWETNVLGAAVTMRALMPGMLTRGYGRVVNMSSLAGQLSNMGSGYPAYRVSKAALNALTRVVAAEIAASGTNVKVNACSPGWVRTAMGGEAAPRSPEQGAETAIWLATLDSAGPNGGFFQDHEQLPW; encoded by the coding sequence ATGCCGCACACGGAAAATTCCAAAACTGCGCTCGTCACGGGCGCCAGCCGGGGCATCGGATTTGAGATCGCCCGTCAGCTCGCAGCCCAGGGTTTCAACGTCCTCGCCGGTGTGAGAACGCGCGATAAGGCAGTCAAAGCGTCAGAAGACTTCGAGAAGGCGGGCGTCACCGTTACGCCGGTCGTTCTCAACTTGGCAGACTCGGGACGATTGTCGGCTGTGCTTACCGAACTCGAACTCACGTCTTCGCCGATCGACGTTCTCGTGAACAACGCCGCTATTCTGATCGACGGACCGGGTGGCTTCGACTCCAGTTTCTTCGACATGACGGACGACGTCTTCGAGCGAACGTGGGAGACGAACGTGTTGGGAGCGGCCGTTACGATGCGTGCACTCATGCCCGGCATGCTCACACGGGGCTATGGGCGCGTCGTCAATATGTCGTCTCTTGCGGGGCAGCTGAGCAACATGGGCTCAGGCTATCCGGCCTATCGCGTGTCGAAGGCAGCGCTGAATGCTTTGACTCGCGTGGTGGCTGCGGAAATTGCGGCGTCGGGCACGAATGTGAAGGTGAACGCTTGCTCGCCGGGCTGGGTCAGGACCGCCATGGGGGGCGAGGCTGCGCCTCGTTCGCCGGAGCAGGGCGCGGAAACCGCGATCTGGCTCGCGACGCTGGATAGCGCTGGGCCGAACGGCGGATTTTTTCAGGACCACGAACAGCTGCCGTGGTGA
- a CDS encoding elongation factor G, with protein MTSSDGPKGGNGNQSTRSGVRGARCVALIGPFASGKTTLLEAILARTGSISRAGSIAQNSTVGDSSPEAREHAMSVGLNVADTSFLGENFTFIDCPGSVEFAHEGTLALPACDMAVVVCEADPKRVPALQVILKQLDEAGVPHIVFLNKIDTSPIPVHDVIPSLQPASAKPLVLRQMPIWENGIATGFVDLASERAYVYCEHASSKIIELPSAIEAREKEARFQMLEKLADYDDELMEQLLADIPPPNDRVFDDLSKELRDGLICPVLIGSAEHGHGILRLLKALRHECPSVEDTAKRLGLDGLKSAAYVFKSVHTKAGGKLSYTRVFAGEIADGATVTGSSGQEQRVAGIFTIRGEEAIKRGPAKAGDTVALGRLDSMHSGETIAVGKTAIAQLRVPEAPQPALAIGLGLKDRKDEVKLSSAVAKLIDEDPSLVLEHNAEMHQILLHGQGEMHLRVALERLMRKYGIDVAREKRRVGYKETIRSSTEVRGRHKKQSGGHGQFGDVKLDIKPLPRSGGITFSETITGGAIPKNYIPSVEIGVRDYLSEGPLGFPVVDVAVTLTDGSFHSVDSSDMAFRQAGRLAMSEGLPKCNPVLLEPIMAVSIAVPSESNARINGIISQRRGQILGFDARPGWPGWDLIQAHIPEAEMDNLIIDLRSATAGVGSFTFGFDHLSEVGGRLRDQVLAANRAAAE; from the coding sequence ATGACGAGCTCAGATGGCCCGAAGGGCGGAAACGGCAATCAAAGTACCAGGTCTGGGGTCCGAGGCGCGCGATGCGTTGCGCTCATCGGACCCTTCGCCAGCGGTAAGACGACACTTCTCGAAGCCATACTCGCCCGCACCGGCAGCATTTCAAGGGCCGGTTCGATCGCACAAAATTCGACGGTCGGCGATAGTTCGCCGGAGGCCCGCGAGCACGCGATGAGCGTCGGCCTCAACGTTGCTGACACTTCATTTCTCGGTGAGAATTTCACGTTTATCGATTGTCCAGGCTCCGTCGAGTTCGCGCATGAGGGGACACTCGCGCTTCCTGCCTGCGATATGGCCGTCGTCGTTTGCGAAGCCGATCCGAAACGCGTCCCGGCTCTCCAAGTCATTCTCAAGCAACTCGATGAGGCCGGCGTTCCGCACATCGTGTTCCTGAACAAGATCGATACGTCGCCCATTCCGGTTCACGACGTCATTCCGAGCCTGCAGCCGGCAAGCGCCAAACCGCTTGTGCTGCGCCAGATGCCGATCTGGGAAAACGGGATAGCAACAGGCTTCGTCGACCTCGCGTCGGAGCGTGCGTATGTCTACTGCGAACATGCGTCGAGCAAGATCATCGAGCTGCCGTCAGCGATCGAAGCGCGCGAGAAGGAAGCGCGATTCCAGATGCTCGAGAAGCTCGCCGATTACGACGATGAACTGATGGAGCAGCTGCTCGCAGACATTCCGCCGCCGAACGACCGCGTTTTCGATGACCTCTCCAAGGAGCTTCGCGACGGCTTGATATGCCCTGTTCTCATCGGCTCAGCGGAGCACGGGCATGGAATCCTTCGGCTGTTGAAGGCGCTTCGTCACGAATGTCCGTCGGTCGAGGATACGGCGAAGCGGTTGGGGCTCGACGGTCTCAAATCCGCGGCTTACGTCTTCAAGAGCGTGCATACGAAGGCGGGCGGGAAACTGTCGTATACGCGCGTTTTTGCCGGTGAAATCGCCGATGGTGCGACGGTGACCGGCAGCAGCGGGCAGGAGCAGCGCGTCGCCGGTATCTTCACCATTCGCGGCGAAGAGGCGATCAAGCGCGGGCCCGCCAAGGCGGGCGATACGGTGGCGCTGGGACGGCTCGATTCTATGCACTCGGGCGAGACGATCGCAGTCGGCAAGACGGCAATAGCCCAACTGCGCGTGCCGGAGGCACCGCAACCGGCGCTCGCAATTGGGCTCGGCCTCAAGGATCGCAAAGACGAGGTGAAGCTTTCGTCCGCCGTCGCCAAGCTGATCGACGAAGACCCGTCGCTGGTGCTCGAACACAATGCCGAGATGCATCAAATTCTGCTGCACGGACAGGGCGAGATGCACCTTCGGGTGGCGCTCGAGCGGTTGATGCGAAAGTACGGTATCGACGTGGCGCGCGAGAAGCGGCGCGTGGGGTACAAGGAAACGATACGGTCGTCGACCGAGGTTCGCGGAAGGCACAAGAAGCAGTCGGGCGGGCATGGCCAGTTCGGCGATGTGAAACTCGACATCAAGCCGTTACCCAGAAGCGGCGGCATCACTTTCAGCGAGACGATCACCGGCGGGGCCATTCCGAAGAATTATATTCCGTCGGTCGAAATCGGCGTGCGCGATTACCTCAGCGAAGGTCCGCTCGGGTTTCCCGTCGTCGACGTCGCGGTGACGCTGACGGATGGGTCGTTTCACTCGGTCGACTCCTCCGACATGGCGTTCCGGCAGGCGGGGCGACTCGCGATGTCGGAAGGGTTGCCGAAATGCAATCCGGTTCTGCTCGAGCCGATCATGGCCGTATCGATCGCGGTGCCGTCGGAGTCGAATGCTCGGATCAACGGCATCATCTCGCAGCGGCGCGGCCAGATCCTCGGCTTCGACGCACGTCCGGGCTGGCCCGGATGGGATTTGATCCAGGCTCATATTCCTGAGGCGGAGATGGATAACCTGATCATCGATCTGAGATCGGCGACGGCAGGTGTCGGCTCGTTCACCTTCGGATTCGATCATCTGTCAGAGGTCGGCGGGCGGCTACGCGATCAGGTGCTCGCCGCGAACAGGGCTGCGGCGGAGTAA